The DNA segment TTCTTTTCGCTGTTTTGGGATTTTTTTTATCTCGGTCACCCTTTGACAAATTATTAAAATTATTGTTAGCATTTTTATCGGCAGTGGAAACACTAATTATTAAAATTGTCAACATATCAAATTAAAGTTGAGGAGCTATAACACCAATGAAAAGTTTCTTAAGATTAAAATCACATTTTTCTAAAAAATTTTATATTTTATTCGTGGCGGTTTTTTTTGTAATAATACTTCTTTCAGCCTCATTTTTACACTGTGCGGATAACACAATAGCCCCGGGGGCAGTGCTTACCATTGATTCCTGTGTTGATATGGCCCTCAGGCAGCACCCGGAACTATTGAGCTACTATTACACTGTAAAAGCTAAGGAAGCGCAGGTTGGGCAGGCACGTGCCGGATTTTTCCCGCAACTTGACTTTTCCTACTCTTATAAGAGAACTCAGTTAGTGCACGATTACTCTGCAACTTCTCAAAAAATCAGTAATAACTCTGATTTCTACACTGCTCTGGGCATTACTCAAACCATCTACGACTTCGGCAAAATCAGCACAAACCTTGAAATCAGTAAACTCAAACTTGACGCCTCCAATATGGATTATGCTACAAAACTCGACTCCATCATATACGATGTTAAAAAAGCATACTTTGGTGTACTAAAGGCCCTCAAGTCTGCCGATGTCAACAAGGAAACCGTTAAGCAGTTTGTTCAGCACCTGCAGCAAGCTAAAAACTTCTATCAGGCCGGTACTAAATCCAAATACGACGTGACCAAAGCGGAGGTGGATTTAAGCAATGCCAAGTTAACTCTCTTAAAGGCTGAAAGCACTCTCAAGCAGGCCTGGGTTACTCTTAATAATACTATGGGAATTTACTCAATCTCTGAATATAAGCTTACCGAGGCTCTCTCATATGCACCGTTTGATATAACATTTGAAGAGGCCATGGAACGGGCTCTAAAAAACCGTCCTGATTTGAAATCACTAATCGCCCAAAAGGAAGCCGCTAAAAAATCCATACAATATGCTAAGACCGATTACTATCCCACGATTTCAGGCACCGCCTCCTACATGTTTGACGGCAGCCAGTATCCGGTTGATAACGGCTGGAACGCCGGAGTTACGCTTAGTTGGAATATCTTTAAAGGGCTTGAGACAAAACACAAGGTGGCTGAGGCGGCGGCAAATCTGGAAACGGCTGATTCTAAAATAGATGCTCTCAAACTTGAAATCCAAAGCGGTACCCAGAAGGCATATCTTGACCTCAAACTTGCAAAAGAAAGTATCACTAATGCTGAAATACAGTTGCAGCAAGCCACAGAGAACAGGGATATTGTTAAAATCAGGTATGAATCCGGCCTGAGCAGCCCGGTAGAACTTACCGATGCTATGGTTACTCTTCAAAACGCCAACCTGACTCACATCAACGCCCTGTACGATTACAAACTTGCAATTGCCGCTATTGAAAAAACCATGGGTAAATAGTGAAAATTAAGACACTTTTTTTAGTTTCCATCTGTCTTATCATTTTGGGCTGCAAATCTAAGCCCCCCAAAGACGGGATGGATTTTCCTGTGCCGGTCAAGATTGCAGAGGCACAAACACGGGCAATTCCAGTTGAGCTTTCCACAATTGGAAACGTACAGGCTTATGATTCCGTCACGATACTTTCTCAAGTGACGGGAGTTCTGAAATCAATACATTTTAAAGACGGTGCCGATGTTAAAAAAGGCGACCTGCTTTTTACAATTGACCCTGCTCCTTTTAAAGAGGCATTGAGGCAGGCGGAGGCAGCGCTTCAAAAAGACATTGCGCAGCTCAACTTTTATAAGGCTCAGGCACAGCGATATGCTTTTTTAAAGGAAAAAGGTGCAGTCTCACTCTCTGAATATGAGCAAAACACCTCAAGCGCACAGGTATATGAGGCAATGGTTCAGGCTGACCGCGCAACGCTTGAGGATGCAAAAATCAAACTCTCATATTGTTACATCAAGTCCCCGATTGAGGGAACCACAGGGGCTCATTTAACCGATGAGGGTAATGTTGTTAAAACCACTGACACTAAACTTGTCGTAATTAATAAACTATCGCCGGTTTATGTTGTGTTTTCGTTACCTGAGGGTAACTTCTCTAAGGTTAAACGTCACAAGGAAGCCGGGGAACTTAAAGTCACAGCCTCACCCTCAGACGACGAAACAAAAATAACCGAGGGAACACTTACTTTTATTGATAATACAATCAACAAAGAAACCGGTATGTTTAAACTTATGGCCACTTTCCAAAATGCCGGCAAGACCCTGTGGGATGGCTGCTTTGTCAAGGTAACGTTACGCCTCAGCGTTGAGGACAATGCAATAACTATCCCTAACAGAGCTGTTAAAGAAAGCCAGCGTGGTAAGTACTCATATGTTGTGAAAAACGATATGAGCGCACAGGAGCGTTTAGTGACGGTTGACAGGGTCTATAACGACATGGCGGTTATAACTAAAGGGATAGCCGCTGGAGAGACAGTTGTAACGGACGGACAGTTGAAATTAAAGTCTGGTGCAAAAGTGGTGATAGTGAAAGAGGATGAAAACCCCGGAAAGGAAAAGTGAATTTATCTGAAATCTGGATAAAGAGACCTGTTGCAACAACAATTGTAATGTGCGCCCTGTTGATATTTGGGCTGCTGAGTTATAACAACCTGCCGCTTGATTACCTTCCCACAGTGGATTTCCCAACGATAGTGGTGTCGGCATCCTTGCCGGGAGCCGGTGCCGAGACAATGGCGGCATCCGTAGCAACCCCTTTGGAGGAGCAATTTTCACAAATTGCAGGCCTTGAGGCTATGACATCAACCAGCACTACCGGTTCAACATCAATAACACTTCAGTTTTCACTGAACCGCCATATTGACGCCGCCGCCCAGGACGTCAACTCCTACATATCCGCTGCCATGGCCAAGCTTCCACCCGATATGCCGGCCCCCCCGACCTATAAGAAAACCAACCCTGCCGACAATCCAATTATCTACATAACCCTTAACTCTGAAACCATGCCCATGGCAGCCCTCTACGAGTATGCTTCCACTTTTATCGGCAAGCGTATCTCTATGATTAACGGCGTCTCAGAGGTGGCTATTTACGGCTCTAAGTACGCAGTCAGAATTAAGGTTGACCCCAACAAGCTTGCCTCTATGGGTATAGGTATTGACGAGGTGGCAAAGACTGTAAAAACCGGAAACGTCAATATGCCGACTGGAACCATTGAGGGGCCCTATAGGTCGTATATTATCAAAACCACCGGACAGTTGTTTGACGCTAAATCATACGAACCCTTGATAGTTTCCTACTCGCAGGGCTATCCGGTAAGAATACGCGATGTGGCCACAGTGCATGACAGCACTAGTAATGACAAACTAAACGCATGGTATGTAAGCAAAGACAGAGCCACAGAGTCTATCATACTTGCCGTTAAACGCCAGCCGGGCTCTAACACTGTTGAAGTTGCCGACAGGATTGAAAAAATGCTGCCTCAGATTAAGCTGAAAATCCCTGAGTCGGTAAATGTATTTATGCTGTATAACAGGGCGGACTTTATACGTGCCTCTGTCAGAGACGTTCTGTTTACACTGTTTTTTACCATAATCCTTGTAACAATCGTAATATTTATATTCTTACGAAGCGCTCGTGCCACGGTTATTCCCGGGGTTGCAGTGCCGCTGTCGATTATCGGCACTTTCTCAGTTATGTACATACTTAACTACAGTTTAAATACGCTTTCTCTGATGGCGCTCACCCTTTCAGTGGGTTTTGTTGTGGATGACGCAGTGGTTATGCTTGAAAACATCTACAGACACACGGAGATGGGCAAACGTCCGCTTGAGGCGTCTTTCACCGGCTCACGTGAAATAGGTTTTACCATTATTTCTATGACTATTTCCCTTGTAGTGGTCTTTATTCCGATCCTCTTTATGGCCGGCATTATGGGAAGACTTTTTCACGAATTTGCAATAAGTATCGGGGTTGCTATCCTGATTTCAGGATTTGTCTCTCTTTCTCTTACCCCTATGATGTGCAGCCGTTTTCTCATTCACAAAAACAACGAACAACAACATAGCCGGCGTTACGCAATATTTGAGAAATTCTTTGACGGAATGTTTAGGCTCTACAGCGGCAGTTTAAAGTTTATACTCCGGCATAAGTTTGCAACACTTGTGGTGACCGTTTTAATTTTTCTTGAAACATTTCACCTCTTTGCGGTAATTCCCAAGGGGTTTATCCCAACAGAGGATCAGAACTTCTTTATAGTTGCCACCAAGGGGGATGACGATATTTCCTTTGACGATATGGTGGCTCATCACAAGCAGGTTGAACGCATAGTCATGAAACATCCTGATGTGCAAAACATGGTATCGGTAGTTGGTTTTCAGGGCAACAACAGCGGTATAATCTTTCCGATACTAAAAAACCTTTACACAAGAAAGAAATCGGTTGATCAGATTATAATGGAGCTTTGGCCGCAGGCAAATTCAGTTAGCGGCATATGGGCATTTTTACAAAATCCGCCTCCTATTCAACTGGGCGCTCATCAGACCTTTTCCACGTACCAGTTTACTCTTCAATCAACAGATGTGGCGGAACTCTATAAGTATGGAAGTATGCTTACCGAAAAAATGGCAAAGTTACATGGTCTGAATTCAGTTAACAACGACCTTGTTTTAAACACCCCGCGGCTTGACGTTAAAATCAACCGAGACAAAGCCTCTGCGCTTGGCTTAAATATCGGGCAAATTCAGGACGCTCTCTATACCGCCTACGGTACACGCCTTATATCCACCATATACGGCGACACAAACGAATATGACGTTATACTGGAAGTGCAGGAGCAATATGAGAAGAATCCTGCCGCCCTTTCCATGCTATACCTCAAAGGCGGCAATTCAAAGCTCGTACCGCTTAGCACAATAGCGGCGATAAGCGAGTCCTCAGGGCCACTGCAAATTAATCACACAGGTCAGCTGCCCTCGGCTACAATATCGTTTAACCTTAACCCCGGAACGTCTGTCGGAGATGCCGTTAGCAAGGTGACAGAACTTGCAAGAGAGGTATTGCCTGAGACGATTACTGCTTCATTTCAGGGCTCAGCTCAGGAATTTCAGAAATCATCCAACACCATGCTGGTACTTCTTATTATCACAATCGCTGTGATTTACATGGTACTTGCCATCTTGTACGAGAGCTTTGTTCATCCGCTGACGATACTAACATCGCTTCCTCTTGCCGGATTCGGTGCGCTTGTCACCCTTGTGCTGTTTCATAAGGAGTTGGACATGTATGCCTTTGTCGGCGTTATAATGCTTGTCGGGCTTGTTAAGAAAAATGGGATAATGATGGTTGACTTTGCGCTGACTCTTGAAAGGTCAGGGTCGAGCACAGCTGAGGATTCAATTTATCAGGCGTGTATGGTGCGGTTTCGTCCTATTATGATGACTACGATGGCCGCTCTCTTAGGAGCGCTTCCCATAGCTCTTGGCATAGGAGCAGGGGCTCAGGCACGTCAACCCCTAGGACTTGCCATAGTCGGCGGCCTGCTGTTTTCACAAATGCTGACTCTGTACGTTACACCGGTTTTCTATGTGTATCTGGATAGAATTAACAGACGATTTACCGCTAAATAGCTACAAGGAGGATGGTGCCACCTCGTTGCTCTTTTGACTACTACTTGGCATTAGGCGAATGAATGCAACTCGGTATCAGGTTTATCTCTTGACTTTTCTTTACCTTCAGTTGTTAAAATAAAAGTACAATTAAATGAAAAGAAACAAATGAAAAACGCTTGCTTCTTAAATATTTTACCCGCAATATCCGGTAAAGAGCTTGTTGAAATAATATCAGGGATTTTAGTTAAGCATGTAATTTGATGGTTTTTTAGTGAATAGTGCTTCAGAGAATATATATTTTGTTTTAATTGAGCCGCGTGAGCCCGGCAACATCGGAGCCTCAGCCCGTGCTATCAAAAATATGGGATTTACAAATCTTGTGTTGGTAAACCCTCACGGCCACCTTTCGATAGACGCCTACTTGTTTGCCCATGGTGCTGAGGATGTGCTGGAGCAGGCTGTTGTTTATAAAAGTTTTGAGGAGGCGGTAGGGCATATGCACCTTGTTATAGGAATGTCGAGGCGTTTTGGTAAAACGCGTGGCATATTTAAACCCATCGGTGAGGCGGCAAAGACTATAGTTGTGGAGTCTTTTGAAGGCAAGGTAGCACTGATTTTCGGCAGGGAAGACAATGGGCTTAACAACAAAGAGGTGGAATCATGTGGTTTTCTTGTTTTTATTCCCACCTCCGCCGCTCAGCCCTCACTTAACCTTGCTCAGGCCGTACTTCTTACAGCTTATGAGCTCTCCGATGTTTTTGTTATAGATTCAGCTTTTAAGGTAAAACCAAGGGCTACCACTCATCAGTTGACCAAGCTCTATGGCAGAATAGATGACACTCTGAAGGCATCGGGGTATGGTAAGCGTGGGAGCCATGACCTCCATGGGGAAATTATGCGTAACATTAAACATCTGTTAGGCCGTTGTGGTATGATGATGTGGGAAGTTGATATGATTCATGGAATACTCAGCCATATAAATAAAAAAATTTCAGAGGGGGAATAGATGTACCATATAATAAGTACTTTTTTAATAAGCATATTTGTTTTATTAACAGGTGTGAATTCTTTTGCCGGCGGGACTTTTTCACTTAACGATCCATCAAGACAAGTTATAGGAATTGAACAGTACTACCAGATTAACAACGACAATGACACACTTCATGATGTTGCTGTTTCGTATGGAATCGGTTATAATGCAATTGTCTCTGCTAACAATGGTATAGACCCATGGGTTCCCGGGGCTGGAACAATTGTCACCATACCGACTAAGTGGATTTTGCCGGAAGTTCTGGACGATGGCATTGTCATAAATCTTGCAGAGATGAGGTTGTACTACTTTTTTAATTTTAAAACCAGCAAGTTTGTCAAAACCTATCCGGTAGGGGTTGGCGATGAGGGCTATTCAACCCCGCTGGGTAGTCATCGTATAGTAAGTAAGGTTGTTAATCCTACATGGAAGCCGCCAAAGCACATACGGGATGAATTTCCGGAGCTGCCGTCTATAGTACAACCAGGGCCTGAAAATCCTCTCGGGAAGCATTGGCTTCAACTATCAGTTAGTGGTTACGGGATTCACGGCACCAACATACCCTATAGCGTTGGGCATAGGGTAAGCAGCGGCTGTATAAGAATGTATAACGAACAGGTGGCAATCTTGTTTGGCTACGTAAAGCCCAATACGAAAGTTAAAATCATCTATGAACCGGTAAAAGTCGCTAAGCAGGACAACAAAATATATATAGAAGTACATAATAATTATAACGAGGATAATATAACTAAACCGGATGAGTTATTGGCACTGGCTCAGAAGAAACTTAGTGGGAAGGACCTGTTTAAATTTGTTGATACCGGCTTACTAAATGATGCCATTAAGAAAGCAACAGGCCTTCCCACTGTAATTTCAAGATAAAATAGTGTTTTTAGTGCTTTTTCAGAGTTTTCTTAAAGCACTTGTCGCATTTTTCAGCGGCTCTTTCTGCTTTTCTTGCAGACTCTTCTGCTGCTGCTGCGGCTGCTGCTGCTTTCTTAGCTGCTGACTCTGCTCTGTCTGCTGCCATTTTGGCCTCATCAGCTGACTTCTTGGCGCTATCTTTCACGCTTTCAAGATAATCTCTGTCTTCTTTCCTGAGCTCATAAGTACAACCAAAGGTTACAAGCGTAAAGGCCAACAACAGTAATAACGTTATACGTCTCATTCGCTATACCTCCCTTTAAAGGTTTTTCGTGATAACCGCCTGAATGTACGGTTTTTATAGCAAGGCTTTGCACAACATAATACATTGACATAGTACAACATCCAAAACAAATAAATCAAGTTTTTTTATAAAATTTTTCATTGTCCTTTTTTTATCCGTTAACAGCCGCTTAAACAGCACTTGTTGATTCATTACAACCCTTATCATTTAAACAAATCCCAAGTGTTTTTTATCGGCATTGAGATATTCCATGACCAACAGATTTTTTTCGTTTGCCACACAGTGGTGGTTACATACCTTTGAAGGGTTTATATTAAAAAATTTATTTTTACCGTTAAGCCAGAAATCCTTAAACCTTACATCTTCAGGGGACAGCGAACCAAGCAGCCCATCTTCAAGATTATATGCCTTGTCCTGACAAGAGTACACATTTAAATCAGCCCCTATTACCGGTAGTATCTGCAAGTACGGACACCAGCCGTAGGGCTTATCGAACTTTTCATCCAACGTATGATAGGAGTCGAAAATTTCAAAACCGGCGTTTCCAAAATCAGCCTTTGCCCGTTGTGTCTGCTCCCGCACAGTGTTAAAAAAAGGCTTGTGGTATGCGTTGTTTTTAGCCCCTGAATTACTTACGATACACGGTGATATCTTAACGCTGTCAACTCCGGCGTCTTTCAGTCTGCCGACAAAACTATACACATTTGCGGAGTTAGCTTTATCCACAATGAAACTTACGCCAAGATAACATCCGCCACCCAGCTTTTTAAAATTTAATAGGTTTGTCATAACTTTTGTAAACTCCCCAGGGCCGGCCCCGCGGTATCCGGCATAGCTTTCATCGTCATAGCCGTCCATGGAGACTCTAATCCAGAGAGCATTATGAGCGAAGAGTTCAGCCGCCTCACCCCTTAGGTTTGAACCGTTGGTAAGGGATGCAAACTTTACCGGAGAGTCTGAGAGTCTTTTGGCGGCCTCAATCAGGTGAGGATACAAAAACGGCTCGCCGCCGCCGCTGAAAGTAACAGCCTTAACTCCCATTTCTATAATATCCTCTATAATTTCCAGCATTTTATCCCCGGCAATACTGTCCCGCCTGTTCATGTCTTTGCCAAGCTGAAGATTATCGGCTTTGTAGGCGCAGTAGCTGCAATTATGGTTACACAGGTTTGTAGGCTTTATTCTTATGTGAATCGGAGGCAAAATCTCAGGGTTTTCTATGGGAAGCGACTCCAGCTTCTCTCTAAAGTGGAATATCTTCATTTTTGTATAAAGAAGACTCATGTCTTAACCAAATGATATGAACTCGTAATCATCACAATGTATAGCAGACTCTCCATAACACCGGCTATTATAATACTCCATACTATAAACCTTGTCAACAGGGGGGCTGTAAATTGTTAACCCTGGGCAGTGCTCTCAAAATGCTCTGAGCATATCACACTATAGTTTAACGGGCAGATGTCCGCTAAAAGGTGTTTCTCCCATAAGACAACGTAAAACCGCCCTTTCGGCCTTTTCAGAGGAATCGTATGAGGCAATAAGAACATCCGCCTCCTGAAAGTGTCTCAACACGTAGGGGTTGCCAAAGGAGATTACTGTTGTGTGTCCGGCACGTTTGATTATACGTTTAAGTGTTTTTATTTCCAGCTCTGAAACTCCGTAGTTTTTACTGAAAGCGGAGATTGAGGTATATATGGCTGCCACTACTTTCTTGCCTTCAATAAAGGGTTTATCCATGATATTATGGCCCCCAAAGAGGTTATACAAAAACACCCTTGAAGAGAAACCGCCCATGTAGATAAATTTAACGTCACATGAGTTTTTCATAAAGGGTGGGGCATCCCCCTTAACCAGAGTAACAGACTTATCAAATAAGCGGCGTGATAAGTCATTATGGCTTTCATAATCGGCGGCTGTAGCAGCAGTTGTTTTTAGTTTTTTTCTTAAATGCAACACCCTTTCTGATGATTCCAATATACGCTGCTGTTTAAGAGTGCCGTTGTCTAAAGAGTTAAGCAATTCCGACACAGCCTGTGTTACATTAACAGGGTGAAGCAACACATCAGCTCCTGCGTTTAAGCACTTGGTGTGTACATCCTCGATACCCTTAAGTGCATCCATGTTAAGAGCATCAGTTAAAATAATTCCGTTGAAAGACAGATTTTGCCGCAACAGGTTTGTTACGATTTCCATAGAAACGGTGGCAGGCAGGGAGTCTATCATAGGAAGGCTCAGGTGTCCCACCATTATGGAGTCAACCCCTGAGTTAATGGCCGCCTTAAACGGATAAAGTTCTATTTCGTTAAGCTCACCGAGGGTTTTATGAATTACGGGAAGTGTCAGGTGGGAGTCACTCTGAGTGGAGCCGTGTCCTGGGAAATGTTTGGCACATGAGATTAGCCCTGCCTTTTTTATTGTCTCAATATAAAGGCGGCCATACCATGCAGTTTTTTCCGGATCATCAGAAAAAGCCCTGTTGCATATTATAGGGTTCAGTGGGTTGGTGTTAACATCCAGAACCGGAATAAGCGGCATATTAATACCCACATCAGCGGCCTCAGAGCAGATTGAGAGCAAAAGTCTTGTGATATCAGCGGAGTCCTTATCGTCTCTGTTATAAAAAGCCGCAGCTACCGCCATCTGACATGGGAAAACGGTTGTACCCTCCACCTGTTGTCCTGTTCCCTTTTCAATATCTGAGGCAATCAGCAGAGGATAGTCGGCCTGTGTTTGGATATCGGCAATGAAATCTTTTAATTCATTGCGTTTGCCGCCAAAGAGTAAAAAACCGCCTATTCCCTTTTTAACAAGGTCTATATACTCCTTTTTTTTATTGGAATCAAGAAAAGCTCCGTCAAGGCGGCATATTATAAGTCCGTAAAGAGCCTTTGTCAGCACCTCCGCAGGTGTTTGATTATTGTTCATGAGAGAGTGTATCAAAAAAGGCTATAACGTTACAACTTTTTTGCCTGATTCGGGAAAATTTTTCCCTGAAACGGCAAATATTTGTCATAAGCCGGAGAGTATTTTTTCAATGTTTGTATAGAAATACGAGTTCTGCTCTCGTGGCATAGTTTTTGCTATGTATAATATAGTTTTAAAAATAATCAGCTTAGGCTTAATAGACTAACAGACAGAGTTTAGGTAGAAAGATAATTAGTATAAGGAGGCACACAATGAATGCA comes from the Nitrospirae bacterium YQR-1 genome and includes:
- a CDS encoding radical SAM protein gives rise to the protein MSLLYTKMKIFHFREKLESLPIENPEILPPIHIRIKPTNLCNHNCSYCAYKADNLQLGKDMNRRDSIAGDKMLEIIEDIIEMGVKAVTFSGGGEPFLYPHLIEAAKRLSDSPVKFASLTNGSNLRGEAAELFAHNALWIRVSMDGYDDESYAGYRGAGPGEFTKVMTNLLNFKKLGGGCYLGVSFIVDKANSANVYSFVGRLKDAGVDSVKISPCIVSNSGAKNNAYHKPFFNTVREQTQRAKADFGNAGFEIFDSYHTLDEKFDKPYGWCPYLQILPVIGADLNVYSCQDKAYNLEDGLLGSLSPEDVRFKDFWLNGKNKFFNINPSKVCNHHCVANEKNLLVMEYLNADKKHLGFV
- a CDS encoding efflux RND transporter permease subunit, coding for MNLSEIWIKRPVATTIVMCALLIFGLLSYNNLPLDYLPTVDFPTIVVSASLPGAGAETMAASVATPLEEQFSQIAGLEAMTSTSTTGSTSITLQFSLNRHIDAAAQDVNSYISAAMAKLPPDMPAPPTYKKTNPADNPIIYITLNSETMPMAALYEYASTFIGKRISMINGVSEVAIYGSKYAVRIKVDPNKLASMGIGIDEVAKTVKTGNVNMPTGTIEGPYRSYIIKTTGQLFDAKSYEPLIVSYSQGYPVRIRDVATVHDSTSNDKLNAWYVSKDRATESIILAVKRQPGSNTVEVADRIEKMLPQIKLKIPESVNVFMLYNRADFIRASVRDVLFTLFFTIILVTIVIFIFLRSARATVIPGVAVPLSIIGTFSVMYILNYSLNTLSLMALTLSVGFVVDDAVVMLENIYRHTEMGKRPLEASFTGSREIGFTIISMTISLVVVFIPILFMAGIMGRLFHEFAISIGVAILISGFVSLSLTPMMCSRFLIHKNNEQQHSRRYAIFEKFFDGMFRLYSGSLKFILRHKFATLVVTVLIFLETFHLFAVIPKGFIPTEDQNFFIVATKGDDDISFDDMVAHHKQVERIVMKHPDVQNMVSVVGFQGNNSGIIFPILKNLYTRKKSVDQIIMELWPQANSVSGIWAFLQNPPPIQLGAHQTFSTYQFTLQSTDVAELYKYGSMLTEKMAKLHGLNSVNNDLVLNTPRLDVKINRDKASALGLNIGQIQDALYTAYGTRLISTIYGDTNEYDVILEVQEQYEKNPAALSMLYLKGGNSKLVPLSTIAAISESSGPLQINHTGQLPSATISFNLNPGTSVGDAVSKVTELAREVLPETITASFQGSAQEFQKSSNTMLVLLIITIAVIYMVLAILYESFVHPLTILTSLPLAGFGALVTLVLFHKELDMYAFVGVIMLVGLVKKNGIMMVDFALTLERSGSSTAEDSIYQACMVRFRPIMMTTMAALLGALPIALGIGAGAQARQPLGLAIVGGLLFSQMLTLYVTPVFYVYLDRINRRFTAK
- a CDS encoding alanine-zipper protein, producing MRRITLLLLLAFTLVTFGCTYELRKEDRDYLESVKDSAKKSADEAKMAADRAESAAKKAAAAAAAAEESARKAERAAEKCDKCFKKTLKKH
- a CDS encoding TolC family protein, giving the protein MKSFLRLKSHFSKKFYILFVAVFFVIILLSASFLHCADNTIAPGAVLTIDSCVDMALRQHPELLSYYYTVKAKEAQVGQARAGFFPQLDFSYSYKRTQLVHDYSATSQKISNNSDFYTALGITQTIYDFGKISTNLEISKLKLDASNMDYATKLDSIIYDVKKAYFGVLKALKSADVNKETVKQFVQHLQQAKNFYQAGTKSKYDVTKAEVDLSNAKLTLLKAESTLKQAWVTLNNTMGIYSISEYKLTEALSYAPFDITFEEAMERALKNRPDLKSLIAQKEAAKKSIQYAKTDYYPTISGTASYMFDGSQYPVDNGWNAGVTLSWNIFKGLETKHKVAEAAANLETADSKIDALKLEIQSGTQKAYLDLKLAKESITNAEIQLQQATENRDIVKIRYESGLSSPVELTDAMVTLQNANLTHINALYDYKLAIAAIEKTMGK
- a CDS encoding RNA methyltransferase — protein: MNSASENIYFVLIEPREPGNIGASARAIKNMGFTNLVLVNPHGHLSIDAYLFAHGAEDVLEQAVVYKSFEEAVGHMHLVIGMSRRFGKTRGIFKPIGEAAKTIVVESFEGKVALIFGREDNGLNNKEVESCGFLVFIPTSAAQPSLNLAQAVLLTAYELSDVFVIDSAFKVKPRATTHQLTKLYGRIDDTLKASGYGKRGSHDLHGEIMRNIKHLLGRCGMMMWEVDMIHGILSHINKKISEGE
- a CDS encoding efflux RND transporter periplasmic adaptor subunit; its protein translation is MKIKTLFLVSICLIILGCKSKPPKDGMDFPVPVKIAEAQTRAIPVELSTIGNVQAYDSVTILSQVTGVLKSIHFKDGADVKKGDLLFTIDPAPFKEALRQAEAALQKDIAQLNFYKAQAQRYAFLKEKGAVSLSEYEQNTSSAQVYEAMVQADRATLEDAKIKLSYCYIKSPIEGTTGAHLTDEGNVVKTTDTKLVVINKLSPVYVVFSLPEGNFSKVKRHKEAGELKVTASPSDDETKITEGTLTFIDNTINKETGMFKLMATFQNAGKTLWDGCFVKVTLRLSVEDNAITIPNRAVKESQRGKYSYVVKNDMSAQERLVTVDRVYNDMAVITKGIAAGETVVTDGQLKLKSGAKVVIVKEDENPGKEK
- a CDS encoding L,D-transpeptidase family protein encodes the protein MYHIISTFLISIFVLLTGVNSFAGGTFSLNDPSRQVIGIEQYYQINNDNDTLHDVAVSYGIGYNAIVSANNGIDPWVPGAGTIVTIPTKWILPEVLDDGIVINLAEMRLYYFFNFKTSKFVKTYPVGVGDEGYSTPLGSHRIVSKVVNPTWKPPKHIRDEFPELPSIVQPGPENPLGKHWLQLSVSGYGIHGTNIPYSVGHRVSSGCIRMYNEQVAILFGYVKPNTKVKIIYEPVKVAKQDNKIYIEVHNNYNEDNITKPDELLALAQKKLSGKDLFKFVDTGLLNDAIKKATGLPTVISR